Proteins encoded together in one Streptomyces sp. B1I3 window:
- a CDS encoding ABC transporter permease: MSTTTLTPTPTGAATSAPAAKLRDEGRIGLRNNLRHIGALVRRNLLQIKKDPESMFDALLMPVIFTLLFVYVFGGSVGGSMGGGRQEYLNYLIPGLMAMMGMNIAMAVGSGVNDDFRKGVMDRFRTMPIARSSVLIAKIVVELGRMMVATLILLGMGFALGMELQEPVLGLIGAIALSAAFGAAIMWIFILLGLTMKTAQAVQGMGMLVLMPLQFGSSIFAPTGTMPGWLQTFTDYNPLSNLADAARALMMGGPLAHSVWVTLGWTVVITAVTAPLAVSKFRKKS; the protein is encoded by the coding sequence ATGAGCACGACGACTCTGACGCCCACCCCCACCGGCGCGGCCACGTCCGCACCGGCCGCGAAGCTCCGCGACGAGGGCCGGATCGGGCTGCGGAACAACCTGCGCCACATCGGGGCGCTGGTGCGGCGCAACCTGCTCCAGATCAAGAAGGATCCGGAGTCGATGTTCGACGCGCTCCTGATGCCGGTCATCTTCACTCTGCTGTTCGTGTACGTCTTCGGCGGCTCGGTCGGCGGCAGCATGGGTGGCGGGCGGCAGGAGTACCTCAACTACCTGATCCCCGGTCTGATGGCGATGATGGGCATGAACATCGCCATGGCGGTCGGTTCCGGTGTCAACGACGACTTCCGCAAGGGGGTCATGGACCGGTTCCGCACGATGCCGATCGCCCGCTCCTCGGTGCTCATCGCGAAGATCGTGGTCGAGCTCGGCCGGATGATGGTCGCCACGCTGATCCTGCTGGGCATGGGCTTCGCGCTCGGCATGGAGCTGCAGGAGCCGGTGCTCGGGCTGATCGGGGCGATCGCCCTGTCGGCCGCGTTCGGCGCCGCCATCATGTGGATCTTCATCTTGCTCGGGCTGACCATGAAGACGGCACAGGCCGTGCAGGGGATGGGGATGCTGGTGCTGATGCCGCTCCAGTTCGGTTCGTCCATCTTCGCGCCGACCGGGACCATGCCCGGCTGGCTGCAGACGTTCACCGACTACAACCCGCTGTCCAACCTGGCCGACGCGGCCCGCGCCCTCATGATGGGCGGCCCGCTCGCCCACTCGGTCTGGGTGACGCTCGGCTGGACCGTGGTCATCACCGCGGTGACGGCCCCGCTCGCGGTGTCCAAGTTCCGCAAGAAGTCCTGA
- a CDS encoding PhzF family phenazine biosynthesis protein yields the protein MNDFDVPDGIDVLRVFCGPDGRHGNPLAVVRDGRRYPDNESRQVLARRLGFNETVFVDDPERGTVDIRTPGLRLPFAGHPLVGAAWLLDLEVLELPVGDVFARQDGEFTWITARPAWAPPMTLERYASVADVEALTEPPPGEGRLYVWAWEDEAAGRVRARAFPRTGDAVDEDEATGAAAMLLSTELGRALNIAQGRGSQILTAPAPDGTVEIGGRVLLAARGVRR from the coding sequence GTGAACGACTTCGACGTACCCGACGGCATCGACGTACTGCGCGTGTTCTGCGGACCGGACGGCCGCCACGGCAATCCGCTCGCTGTCGTACGGGACGGACGCAGGTACCCCGACAACGAGTCGCGGCAGGTGCTCGCCCGGCGGCTCGGCTTCAACGAGACCGTGTTCGTCGACGACCCGGAGCGCGGCACCGTCGACATCCGTACGCCCGGGCTGCGGTTGCCGTTCGCCGGGCATCCACTCGTCGGCGCGGCCTGGCTGCTCGACCTGGAGGTCCTGGAGCTGCCCGTCGGGGACGTGTTCGCCCGCCAGGACGGCGAGTTCACCTGGATCACGGCCCGCCCCGCATGGGCACCGCCGATGACGCTGGAGCGGTACGCGTCGGTCGCGGACGTCGAGGCCCTGACGGAGCCCCCGCCCGGTGAGGGACGGCTCTACGTGTGGGCCTGGGAGGACGAGGCGGCAGGGCGGGTACGTGCGCGGGCGTTCCCGCGCACGGGGGACGCCGTCGACGAGGACGAGGCGACGGGTGCGGCGGCCATGCTGCTGAGCACCGAACTGGGCCGCGCCCTCAACATCGCACAAGGGCGCGGCTCCCAGATCCTCACCGCGCCCGCGCCGGACGGCACGGTGGAGATCGGGGGCCGCGTCCTGCTGGCAGCCAGGGGCGTCAGGCGCTGA
- a CDS encoding SpoIIE family protein phosphatase, with protein sequence MDTALVDVVRQSDASGALLYVLSPEGNALWLTMLTGAPRETFAPWTRVALTDPIPVADAVRERRLVWISGQEAMARQYPRPALVLPYDFALAAAPLTSEGAVLGGLVLLWPGTRPPQLSPHEQDVIHAGCRRLGNQLQEAADRGDPLPPADQPRALPPRTGRSLSPAESREVSAFLDRLPEGACAVDLNGRITFITQAAADLVGADTADLLGALPWEVLPWMDVPQVEDRYRAALISRQSQVFTVVRPPDVWLTFELYPDSSGISVRIRRSEPAEGAQAAHPGAPAGPGRATVLYHLMHLAATLTEAAGVQDVVEQTADQLLPALGAQGMVVMTAEDGRLKILGHRGYSAELLDSFIDAPLSSDLPGVRVLTTGVPGFFANFAELQRVYPSTVHEDGMAAWAFLPLIASGRPVGSLLLAYNRPHIFAPSERAVLTSLAGLVGQALDRARLYDTERDLAHRLQSALLPHTLPDVPGLKVAARYLPAARGLGIGGDFYDLIRLDECTAAATIGDVQGHDVDAAALMGQVRTAVHAHATVAASPDHVLAATNRLLIDLDPGLFTSCVYAHLDLGRQRACVATAGHPPPLLRHTDGRTELLRVPPGLLLGIDPDVRYPTLEFRMPPGSVLALYTDGLVEAPGVDLDDATTALAGLLEDADPTDLDLMADMLIRHAPAPSDDIALLLISPQPSVSAPDRSPEG encoded by the coding sequence ATGGACACTGCACTGGTTGACGTGGTGCGTCAGAGCGACGCCTCCGGGGCGTTGCTGTATGTACTGTCCCCCGAGGGAAACGCACTGTGGCTGACAATGCTCACGGGGGCCCCGCGGGAGACGTTCGCACCGTGGACGCGGGTGGCCCTGACCGACCCGATTCCCGTGGCGGACGCCGTGCGGGAACGGCGTCTGGTGTGGATCAGCGGGCAGGAGGCGATGGCGCGCCAGTATCCGCGGCCGGCACTCGTGCTGCCTTACGACTTCGCATTGGCGGCCGCTCCGCTCACCAGCGAGGGCGCCGTCCTGGGCGGACTGGTGCTCCTGTGGCCCGGCACCCGGCCGCCCCAGCTCAGCCCGCACGAACAGGACGTCATCCATGCCGGGTGCCGCCGCTTGGGCAACCAACTGCAGGAGGCCGCGGACCGCGGTGACCCGCTGCCCCCCGCCGACCAGCCACGGGCTCTGCCCCCACGGACCGGACGCAGCCTTTCCCCCGCCGAGAGCCGGGAGGTCTCCGCCTTCCTCGACCGTCTGCCCGAAGGGGCCTGTGCGGTGGACCTGAACGGCCGCATCACCTTCATCACCCAGGCGGCGGCCGATCTCGTCGGTGCCGATACGGCCGACCTGCTGGGGGCACTGCCCTGGGAAGTGCTGCCGTGGATGGACGTTCCCCAGGTCGAGGACCGCTACAGGGCCGCACTGATCAGCCGCCAGTCCCAGGTCTTCACGGTCGTACGCCCGCCGGACGTGTGGCTGACCTTCGAGCTGTACCCGGACTCCTCCGGCATCAGCGTCCGCATCAGGCGCAGCGAACCGGCTGAAGGCGCCCAGGCAGCTCACCCGGGGGCTCCTGCGGGTCCCGGCCGCGCCACCGTGCTGTACCACCTGATGCATCTGGCCGCCACGCTCACCGAAGCCGCCGGTGTTCAGGACGTGGTCGAGCAAACGGCCGACCAGCTCCTGCCTGCCCTCGGAGCGCAGGGCATGGTCGTCATGACCGCTGAGGACGGCCGTCTGAAAATCCTCGGACACCGGGGCTACAGTGCCGAACTCCTGGACAGCTTCATCGACGCCCCCCTGAGCTCGGACCTGCCCGGCGTCAGAGTGCTGACCACCGGCGTCCCGGGCTTCTTCGCGAACTTCGCCGAGCTTCAGCGGGTCTATCCGTCCACGGTGCACGAGGACGGGATGGCTGCCTGGGCCTTCCTGCCGCTCATCGCCTCCGGCCGCCCGGTCGGCTCACTCCTCCTCGCCTACAACCGGCCCCACATCTTCGCGCCCAGTGAACGCGCCGTACTCACCTCACTGGCCGGCCTGGTCGGGCAGGCACTCGACCGCGCCCGCCTGTACGACACCGAGCGCGATCTCGCCCATCGTCTGCAGTCGGCTCTGCTGCCCCACACACTGCCCGACGTCCCCGGTCTGAAAGTGGCGGCCCGCTACCTTCCTGCCGCCCGCGGCCTGGGCATCGGCGGCGACTTCTACGACCTCATCCGCCTGGATGAGTGCACCGCCGCCGCGACCATCGGCGATGTACAGGGCCACGACGTGGATGCTGCGGCCCTCATGGGCCAGGTCCGCACCGCCGTCCACGCACACGCCACCGTAGCCGCGTCCCCGGACCATGTCCTGGCTGCCACCAACCGTCTCCTGATCGACCTCGACCCCGGGCTGTTCACCAGTTGCGTCTACGCCCACCTCGACCTGGGCCGCCAGCGCGCCTGCGTCGCCACCGCCGGCCACCCTCCGCCCCTGCTACGTCACACCGACGGACGCACCGAACTTCTCCGTGTCCCGCCGGGCCTGCTTCTCGGTATCGACCCGGATGTCCGCTACCCGACCCTGGAATTCCGCATGCCTCCCGGCAGCGTGCTCGCCCTCTACACCGATGGGCTCGTCGAGGCCCCCGGGGTCGACCTCGACGACGCGACGACGGCTCTCGCCGGACTCCTCGAAGACGCCGACCCGACCGACCTCGACCTCATGGCCGACATGCTGATCCGCCACGCCCCGGCGCCCAGCGACGACATCGCCCTGCTACTCATCAGCCCCCAGCCGTCCGTTTCGGCACCCGACCGCTCACCCGAAGGATGA
- a CDS encoding heme oxygenase (biliverdin-producing) — protein sequence MDATAATTPFSTLIRTASHEQHTEAESSAFMGDMLGGRLGVEAYTRYTEQLWFVYRALEDGAEALREDPVAGPFIQAELMRGAELERDLAHLRGAGWRTGLDPLPATAAYAARVTECARHWPAGYVAHHYTRYLGDLSGGQIIRGAAEKTWGFERKGDGVRFYVFEQIPNPAAFKRAYRELLDAVDADDLEKRRVVDECKRAFALNTAVFRELGEAFPLSA from the coding sequence TTGGACGCAACCGCAGCCACCACGCCCTTCTCGACGCTCATCCGCACCGCCTCGCACGAGCAGCACACCGAGGCGGAGTCATCGGCCTTCATGGGCGACATGCTCGGTGGGCGGCTCGGGGTGGAGGCGTACACGCGCTACACCGAGCAGCTGTGGTTCGTCTACCGGGCACTGGAGGACGGCGCCGAAGCCCTGCGCGAGGACCCGGTCGCGGGCCCCTTCATACAGGCCGAGCTGATGCGCGGCGCGGAACTGGAGCGTGACCTGGCGCACCTGCGGGGGGCCGGGTGGCGTACGGGCCTCGACCCGCTGCCGGCGACCGCCGCGTACGCCGCGCGGGTCACCGAGTGCGCCCGGCACTGGCCCGCCGGGTACGTGGCGCACCACTACACCCGCTACCTCGGGGACCTCTCCGGTGGCCAGATCATCCGCGGCGCCGCCGAGAAGACCTGGGGCTTCGAGCGCAAGGGCGACGGGGTGCGGTTCTACGTGTTCGAGCAGATCCCCAACCCGGCCGCCTTCAAGCGGGCGTACCGCGAACTGCTGGACGCGGTGGACGCCGACGACCTGGAGAAGCGGCGCGTCGTCGACGAGTGCAAGCGGGCGTTCGCGCTGAACACCGCCGTCTTCCGGGAGCTCGGCGAGGCCTTCCCGCTCAGCGCCTGA
- the map gene encoding type I methionyl aminopeptidase, translated as MSGQPLLVPGEITPVRSVPGNIRRPEYVGKPAPTPYTGPEIQDSDTVERMRIAGRIAAQAMEEAAKHIAPGVTTDELDRVAHEFMIDHGAYPSTLGYRGFPKSLCSSLNEVICHGIPDSTVLRDGDIVNLDVTAYINGVHGDNNATYLCGDVDEESKLLVERTRESLNRAVKAVRPGRQINVIGRVIESYAKRFGYGVVRDFTGHGINTSFHSGLIVPHYDSPHATTVMQPGMTFTIEPMLTLGTHEYDMWDDGWTVVTKDRRRTAQFEHTLVVTETGADILTLP; from the coding sequence ATGTCTGGCCAGCCGCTGCTCGTACCAGGGGAGATCACTCCCGTCCGTTCCGTTCCCGGAAACATCCGGCGCCCCGAGTACGTGGGGAAGCCCGCCCCCACGCCGTACACCGGGCCGGAGATCCAGGACTCCGACACCGTGGAGCGCATGCGGATCGCGGGCCGTATCGCCGCGCAGGCGATGGAGGAGGCCGCGAAGCACATCGCCCCGGGCGTCACCACCGACGAACTCGACCGGGTCGCCCACGAGTTCATGATCGACCACGGGGCGTACCCCTCGACCCTGGGCTACCGGGGCTTCCCGAAGTCGCTCTGCTCGTCGCTCAACGAGGTCATCTGCCACGGCATCCCCGACTCCACGGTGCTGCGGGACGGCGACATCGTGAACCTCGACGTCACCGCGTACATCAACGGTGTGCACGGCGACAACAACGCCACCTACCTCTGCGGCGACGTCGACGAGGAGTCGAAGCTGCTCGTGGAGCGCACCCGGGAGTCACTGAACCGTGCCGTCAAGGCGGTGCGGCCGGGGCGGCAGATCAATGTGATCGGGCGGGTCATCGAGTCGTACGCCAAGCGGTTCGGGTACGGGGTGGTACGTGACTTCACCGGGCACGGGATCAACACCTCGTTCCACTCCGGTCTCATCGTCCCCCACTACGACAGCCCGCACGCGACCACCGTGATGCAGCCCGGGATGACCTTCACGATCGAGCCGATGCTGACGCTCGGTACCCACGAGTACGACATGTGGGACGACGGCTGGACCGTGGTGACGAAGGACCGCAGGCGGACCGCCCAGTTCGAGCACACCCTCGTGGTGACCGAGACCGGGGCGGACATCCTGACGCTTCCGTGA
- the npdG gene encoding NADPH-dependent F420 reductase → MTTNDSGSAPKPPAKDPWDLPDVSGLTVGVLGGTGPQGRGLAYRLARAGQKVVIGSRAADRAEAAAAELGHGVEGAGNAECARRSDIVIVAVPWEGHARTLESLREELTGKLVVDCVNPLGFDKKGAYALKPEEGSAAEQAAALLPDSRVTAAFHHLSAVLLQDESIEEIDTDVMVLGEARADTDTVQALASRIPGMRGVFAGRLRNAHQVESLVANLISVNRRYKAHAGLRTTDV, encoded by the coding sequence ATGACTACGAATGACAGCGGCAGCGCGCCCAAGCCCCCCGCCAAGGACCCCTGGGACCTCCCCGACGTCTCCGGGCTGACCGTCGGCGTACTCGGCGGCACCGGCCCCCAGGGCCGGGGTCTCGCCTACCGTCTCGCCCGCGCCGGGCAGAAGGTCGTCATCGGCTCCCGCGCCGCCGACCGCGCCGAGGCCGCCGCGGCGGAGCTGGGACACGGCGTCGAGGGCGCCGGCAACGCGGAGTGCGCCCGCCGCAGCGACATCGTCATCGTCGCCGTGCCGTGGGAAGGGCACGCCAGGACGCTGGAGTCCCTGCGCGAGGAACTCACCGGGAAGCTCGTCGTCGACTGCGTGAACCCGCTCGGCTTCGACAAGAAGGGCGCCTACGCACTGAAGCCGGAGGAGGGCAGCGCCGCCGAGCAGGCCGCCGCCCTGCTGCCGGACTCACGGGTCACCGCCGCCTTCCACCACCTGTCGGCGGTGCTGCTCCAGGACGAGTCGATCGAGGAGATCGACACCGACGTGATGGTGCTGGGCGAGGCGCGCGCCGACACCGACACCGTGCAGGCACTCGCGAGCCGCATCCCCGGCATGCGCGGAGTCTTCGCCGGCCGGCTGCGCAACGCGCACCAGGTGGAGTCGCTGGTCGCGAACCTGATCTCGGTCAACCGCCGCTACAAGGCCCACGCGGGCCTGCGCACCACCGACGTCTGA
- a CDS encoding site-2 protease family protein produces the protein MTTAVRRSDRRISPIFLGIVAVMAVAGWAVWTGFAEQTGFAVFLFVTAAWIVSLCLHEYAHARTALHSGDISIGAKGYLTLNPLKYTHALLSIVLPVLFVIMGGIGLPGGAVYIERGRIRGRWKHSLVSAAGPLTNVLFAVVCTAPFWLGALDGVPVPFRLALAFLALLQVTAAILNFLPVPGLDGYGVIEPWLSYRIRRQVEPYAPFGLIAVFGLLWIPEVNGVFFDAVDTLLRGLGVSEIETYCGLDTYRFWREWFGDQDPGCAVSG, from the coding sequence ATGACCACCGCAGTCCGCCGCAGCGACCGGCGGATAAGTCCGATCTTCCTGGGGATCGTCGCCGTCATGGCCGTCGCGGGCTGGGCGGTGTGGACGGGCTTCGCCGAGCAGACCGGCTTCGCGGTCTTCCTCTTCGTCACGGCGGCCTGGATCGTCTCTCTCTGCCTGCACGAGTACGCGCACGCGCGCACAGCGCTGCACAGCGGCGACATCTCGATCGGGGCGAAGGGCTACCTCACCCTGAATCCACTGAAGTACACGCACGCCCTGCTGAGCATCGTGCTGCCGGTGCTCTTCGTGATCATGGGGGGCATCGGCCTGCCGGGCGGCGCGGTCTACATCGAGCGGGGGCGCATCCGCGGCCGGTGGAAGCACAGCCTGGTCTCGGCCGCCGGACCCCTGACGAACGTGCTGTTCGCCGTGGTGTGCACGGCGCCCTTCTGGCTGGGCGCGCTGGACGGTGTCCCGGTCCCCTTCCGCCTGGCGCTGGCGTTCCTGGCGCTGCTCCAGGTCACGGCCGCGATCCTGAACTTCCTGCCGGTCCCCGGGCTCGACGGCTACGGCGTGATCGAGCCCTGGCTCTCGTACCGGATCAGGCGCCAGGTGGAGCCGTACGCGCCGTTCGGGCTGATCGCCGTGTTCGGGCTGCTGTGGATCCCCGAGGTGAACGGCGTCTTCTTCGACGCGGTCGACACCCTGCTGCGGGGGCTCGGGGTCAGCGAGATCGAGACGTACTGCGGCCTGGACACGTACCGCTTCTGGCGGGAGTGGTTCGGCGACCAGGACCCGGGCTGCGCGGTGAGCGGCTAA
- a CDS encoding BTAD domain-containing putative transcriptional regulator: MHYAILGTTRAFRDDGTPAALGGARLRALLTVLALRPGRVVPAGLLVDEVWDGDPPADAPGALQALVGRLRRALGRDAVESGESGYRLAAGPEAVDLFRFERLTGEGARALEAGDAAKAADVLGDALALWQGPALADLPDRSVAAARWEGRRLDARRSRITAVLELGRADDALPELAVLCADHPLDEPLQALRIRALRDAGRTAQALAAYDEVRTLFAERLGTDPGSALRALHEELLHQDPPAPAPAPVPLPVRPGNLRARLTSFVGREADIAALREDLTRARLVTLLGPGGAGKTRLSQEAAESADPAAWPDGVWLAELAPVDDPEAVPEAVLTALGGRETVLRGAGAEELRAAERGASEPLARLTEHCSGRRMLLLLDNCEHLIEAAAALADHLLARCPGLTVLATSREPLGVPGEFVRTVDPLPDPVALRLLADRGAAALSGFRVDADERTAAACAEICHRLDGLPLAIELAAARLRMLTAREIADRLDDRFRLLTSGSRTVLPRQQTLRAVVDWSWDLLDGDERTALRRLSVFSGGCTLAAAEAVCADRRQDAYDVAGALGSLVDKSLVVAAPSADGRMRYRLLETVGEYAAERLDEAGERDVVERRHLAFYRELARTTDPELRGSGQLAALELLQREYENLRTALRHAVAARDEQEALSMVLSLAWYWQMRDLRSDALQWADAASALGPDPFAAPAATAPSLTERCTDAPPPMGPELLQEARRQVALLRMAGTDHATDAWSNEAGMARLRTIAATYRPGQPQTYRSPGTLWFFAVALTADLPDLRGVLDETVRAARELGYDWELAGVLQMRANVLANRPDWAGEAHADADESLAIFRRLGDDWGAAEALSSRGEADEKMGDYGRAAEGYQAAIGYAEKLGARAQVLVLRTRYASALTELGRGAEAELIFREVLTEGRHAGHEATAFARFFLAVWLGTSGRTVEAREQLAVLHEDFRAASIGVFEAFVLGGLAWLDNQEGLHADALARSREALAQADDRLSQMVAPQMHVIHLVTVARALGGLGGERRAALAARLLAAGRALLPDGHVPTRMERDNYAAAEELVRGVLGDAAYEAAYAEGGGLSQEEATALVEAYQD; the protein is encoded by the coding sequence GTGCACTACGCCATCCTCGGCACCACCCGCGCCTTCCGCGACGACGGCACGCCCGCGGCCCTCGGCGGGGCGCGGCTACGCGCCCTGCTCACCGTGCTCGCCCTGCGCCCGGGGCGCGTCGTCCCGGCGGGACTGCTCGTCGACGAGGTCTGGGACGGCGATCCGCCCGCCGACGCCCCGGGCGCCCTGCAGGCACTCGTGGGCCGTCTGCGGCGCGCGCTCGGCCGGGACGCGGTCGAGTCCGGGGAGAGCGGCTACCGGCTCGCCGCCGGCCCGGAGGCCGTCGACCTCTTCCGCTTCGAGCGGCTCACGGGGGAGGGGGCGCGGGCCCTGGAGGCCGGGGACGCGGCGAAGGCCGCCGACGTCCTCGGCGACGCGCTCGCCCTGTGGCAGGGGCCCGCCCTCGCCGACCTGCCGGACCGGTCCGTGGCCGCCGCCCGCTGGGAGGGGCGCCGGCTCGACGCGCGCAGGAGCAGGATCACCGCTGTCCTCGAGCTGGGCCGCGCCGACGACGCCCTGCCCGAACTCGCCGTGCTCTGCGCCGACCACCCGCTGGACGAACCCCTGCAGGCACTCCGCATCAGGGCGCTTCGCGACGCCGGACGCACCGCGCAGGCACTCGCGGCGTACGACGAGGTGCGCACCCTGTTCGCCGAACGCCTCGGCACCGACCCGGGTTCCGCACTGCGCGCCCTGCACGAGGAGCTGCTCCACCAGGACCCGCCCGCCCCGGCCCCCGCTCCCGTCCCCCTTCCCGTGCGGCCGGGCAACCTGCGGGCCAGGCTCACGAGCTTCGTGGGACGTGAGGCGGACATCGCCGCCCTGCGCGAGGACCTGACCCGGGCCCGGCTCGTCACCCTCCTGGGCCCTGGTGGCGCGGGCAAGACCAGGCTCTCCCAGGAGGCCGCCGAATCCGCCGACCCGGCGGCCTGGCCGGACGGCGTCTGGCTGGCCGAACTCGCGCCGGTCGACGACCCCGAAGCGGTACCGGAAGCCGTCCTCACGGCGCTCGGGGGGCGGGAGACCGTGCTGCGCGGGGCGGGTGCGGAGGAGCTCCGGGCGGCGGAGCGGGGTGCGAGCGAACCGCTCGCCCGGCTCACCGAACACTGTTCCGGGCGCCGCATGCTGCTGCTCCTGGACAACTGCGAGCACCTCATCGAGGCAGCAGCGGCCCTCGCCGACCACCTGCTGGCCCGCTGCCCCGGGCTCACCGTCCTCGCGACCAGCCGTGAACCCCTCGGCGTACCGGGCGAGTTCGTGCGGACGGTCGACCCGCTGCCGGACCCGGTGGCGCTGCGACTGCTCGCCGACCGCGGGGCCGCCGCGCTGTCCGGCTTCCGGGTCGACGCGGACGAGCGGACGGCAGCGGCCTGCGCCGAGATCTGCCACCGCCTCGACGGGCTGCCGCTCGCGATCGAACTCGCCGCCGCCCGGCTGCGCATGCTCACCGCGCGTGAGATCGCCGACCGCCTCGACGACCGCTTCCGTCTGCTGACCAGTGGCAGCCGCACCGTGCTGCCACGCCAGCAGACCCTGCGGGCGGTCGTCGACTGGTCCTGGGACCTCCTGGACGGGGACGAACGCACCGCCCTGCGCCGGCTGTCTGTCTTCTCCGGCGGCTGCACCCTCGCCGCCGCCGAGGCGGTCTGCGCGGACCGGCGGCAGGATGCGTACGACGTCGCCGGGGCGCTCGGCTCGCTCGTCGACAAGTCCCTCGTCGTTGCCGCCCCGTCCGCGGACGGCCGGATGCGCTACCGCCTGCTGGAGACCGTCGGTGAGTACGCCGCCGAACGGCTGGACGAGGCGGGGGAGCGGGACGTCGTCGAACGGCGGCACCTCGCCTTCTACCGGGAGCTGGCCCGTACCACCGACCCCGAACTCCGGGGCTCCGGACAGCTCGCCGCCCTCGAACTGCTCCAGCGCGAGTACGAGAATCTGCGCACCGCCCTGCGGCACGCCGTCGCCGCGCGCGACGAGCAGGAGGCGCTCAGCATGGTGCTCTCGCTCGCCTGGTACTGGCAGATGCGTGATCTGCGCAGTGACGCCCTGCAGTGGGCCGACGCTGCCTCCGCGCTCGGCCCCGACCCGTTCGCCGCACCCGCCGCCACCGCGCCCTCGCTCACCGAACGCTGCACCGACGCGCCACCGCCGATGGGTCCCGAACTGCTGCAGGAGGCGCGGCGCCAGGTGGCGCTGCTCCGGATGGCCGGCACGGACCACGCGACGGACGCCTGGTCGAACGAGGCCGGCATGGCGCGGCTGCGGACCATCGCCGCGACGTACCGTCCCGGCCAGCCGCAGACCTACCGCAGCCCGGGGACGCTCTGGTTCTTCGCCGTCGCACTCACCGCGGACCTCCCGGACCTGCGCGGGGTGCTGGACGAGACGGTCCGCGCCGCACGGGAGCTCGGATACGACTGGGAGCTGGCCGGTGTGCTCCAGATGCGTGCCAACGTGCTGGCCAACCGGCCCGACTGGGCGGGCGAGGCCCATGCCGACGCCGACGAGAGCCTGGCGATCTTCCGCCGTCTCGGCGACGACTGGGGCGCGGCGGAGGCGCTCTCCTCACGCGGCGAGGCCGACGAGAAGATGGGCGACTACGGTCGGGCGGCCGAGGGCTACCAGGCCGCGATCGGTTACGCGGAGAAGCTCGGCGCCCGGGCCCAGGTGCTGGTGCTCCGCACCCGGTACGCCTCCGCACTGACCGAGCTCGGCCGTGGTGCGGAGGCCGAGCTGATCTTCCGGGAGGTGCTCACCGAGGGGCGGCACGCGGGGCACGAGGCGACGGCGTTCGCCCGGTTCTTCCTGGCCGTGTGGCTGGGCACGTCCGGCCGTACCGTCGAGGCGCGGGAGCAACTCGCCGTGCTGCACGAGGATTTCAGGGCCGCGTCCATAGGCGTCTTCGAGGCGTTCGTGCTGGGCGGCCTGGCCTGGCTGGACAACCAGGAGGGCCTCCACGCGGACGCCCTGGCCCGGAGCCGGGAGGCGCTGGCGCAGGCCGACGACCGGTTGTCGCAGATGGTGGCGCCACAGATGCACGTGATCCACCTGGTCACCGTGGCACGGGCGCTGGGCGGACTCGGTGGGGAGCGCCGGGCCGCCCTCGCGGCGCGCCTGCTGGCCGCCGGACGGGCGCTGCTGCCGGACGGGCACGTGCCGACGCGGATGGAGCGGGACAACTACGCCGCCGCCGAGGAGCTGGTCCGCGGCGTGCTCGGGGACGCGGCCTACGAGGCCGCGTACGCCGAGGGCGGCGGCCTCTCCCAGGAGGAGGCCACCGCCCTCGTGGAGGCGTACCAGGACTAG